A region of Candidatus Omnitrophota bacterium DNA encodes the following proteins:
- a CDS encoding DUF3857 domain-containing protein — MVIGILSGCAQKDEVQQAQDYLKASENYYQRAVSLYKDLIAKDKDSARLRFELGRLYYNQGELKQAIEEFKQADYPEAKKFLAIAYYRMGNFTDALEAFAKEKSSDDEYLYYYGLTCEKLNLFDTALALYKKIQGKEFSPLAMERIDIIEKASVPRQIKDIDPEVYDILKAAPTQAEYPQAGALVLFCDERIEVTAQNTQVSTLRYLVKILNERGKEEFSESQIEYDSTYEKVELEYARIIKPDGTVVEVGSRHIRDVSKYLNFPLYSNARVYIISFPEITEGASIEYKVKILRNQLINKKDFFTVYPLQAQEPIMTAHFSIVLPKDKPLHIKTLNDKYNDFGANLKCQPQQEDGRLIYGWHFKDIPQIIPESNMPPDAQINPSVLASTFSSWQEVYAWWWKLAQETIRADSAIKSKVRELTVNCGSEEEKAKTIYNFCAQKIRYVAVEYGQAGYEPHPAADIFRNKYGDCKDQAILLVTILKEAGLSAWPVLIPTRASYALNEDFPAMFFNHCIAAVELKDKIIFMDPTAQTCPFGDLPEDDQGRAALIVKENGYQILDTPLYPASHNLKKQELMVKINSDESIAVEGAIFTYGIYDQAQRYWILYTPPELIREALKERIQSISIGATLDKYNIENVSDLNTPVVLRYSFKGPEYFTVAGENRIMPQLAHLDTTLTAKDNRKYPIDFSVLDIEEAAVEIEIPQYFSVSHMPPGVLEDSPWFKFIVEYNQKNNKIYFRQRIELKKSIVPEKEYPDFKVFFEGLAKKIKQRIVLEKG; from the coding sequence TTGGTTATTGGAATTTTATCCGGCTGCGCGCAAAAAGATGAAGTACAGCAGGCACAGGATTATCTTAAGGCATCCGAAAATTATTATCAGCGCGCGGTCAGCCTCTATAAAGATTTAATTGCTAAAGACAAGGATTCAGCCAGGTTGCGTTTTGAGTTGGGCCGGTTATACTATAATCAGGGAGAATTAAAACAGGCAATAGAAGAATTTAAGCAGGCCGATTACCCCGAGGCAAAGAAATTTCTGGCGATTGCCTATTATCGGATGGGTAATTTTACCGACGCGCTGGAGGCCTTTGCCAAGGAGAAAAGCAGCGACGATGAATATCTCTATTATTATGGCTTAACCTGCGAAAAACTAAACCTCTTTGACACGGCACTCGCCCTTTATAAGAAGATACAGGGTAAAGAATTCTCCCCCCTTGCCATGGAACGGATAGACATTATCGAGAAGGCATCAGTGCCCAGGCAGATAAAAGATATCGACCCTGAAGTTTACGATATTTTAAAGGCTGCACCCACGCAGGCTGAATACCCGCAGGCAGGGGCGCTTGTATTATTCTGCGATGAAAGAATAGAGGTTACCGCGCAGAATACCCAGGTTTCAACCCTGCGCTACTTAGTCAAAATTCTAAACGAAAGAGGCAAGGAGGAATTCTCAGAAAGCCAGATAGAGTATGATTCTACCTATGAGAAGGTGGAATTGGAGTATGCCCGTATCATCAAGCCGGATGGCACGGTCGTAGAGGTAGGCAGCCGCCATATACGCGATGTTTCCAAATATTTGAACTTTCCCCTTTACAGTAACGCGCGCGTTTATATAATTTCTTTCCCAGAGATCACCGAAGGCGCAAGTATAGAATATAAAGTAAAGATCCTGCGCAATCAACTGATTAATAAAAAAGATTTTTTTACCGTTTACCCGCTGCAGGCGCAAGAGCCGATTATGACGGCACATTTTAGCATTGTTTTACCTAAAGACAAGCCGTTACACATAAAGACATTAAACGATAAATATAATGATTTTGGCGCCAATCTCAAGTGCCAGCCGCAGCAAGAGGATGGCCGTTTGATTTACGGCTGGCATTTTAAGGATATTCCTCAAATCATCCCTGAATCCAATATGCCGCCGGATGCGCAAATAAATCCTTCGGTCCTTGCCTCTACATTTTCGTCCTGGCAGGAGGTTTATGCCTGGTGGTGGAAACTGGCGCAGGAAACGATCAGGGCGGATTCAGCCATAAAAAGTAAGGTCCGGGAATTAACTGTAAATTGCGGTTCCGAAGAAGAAAAGGCCAAGACAATTTATAATTTTTGCGCCCAAAAAATCCGTTACGTAGCGGTAGAATACGGGCAGGCAGGCTATGAACCGCACCCAGCCGCGGATATTTTCCGGAATAAATACGGCGACTGTAAAGACCAGGCAATACTCTTAGTGACTATATTAAAGGAGGCGGGCCTTTCCGCCTGGCCGGTGCTTATACCAACCAGGGCGTCCTATGCTTTAAACGAAGATTTCCCGGCGATGTTTTTCAATCATTGTATTGCCGCGGTGGAGCTAAAAGATAAAATTATTTTTATGGACCCTACTGCCCAGACTTGCCCCTTCGGCGACCTGCCGGAAGATGACCAGGGCCGCGCGGCGTTAATAGTCAAAGAAAACGGTTATCAAATCCTGGATACGCCGCTATATCCGGCCAGCCACAACCTTAAAAAACAGGAACTCATGGTTAAAATTAACAGCGATGAGAGTATAGCCGTTGAAGGAGCTATTTTTACTTATGGAATTTATGACCAGGCGCAGAGGTATTGGATACTTTATACGCCTCCGGAGCTGATTCGCGAGGCGCTGAAAGAGAGAATACAGTCTATCTCCATAGGGGCAACGCTGGATAAATATAATATAGAAAACGTATCCGATCTTAATACGCCGGTAGTATTAAGATATTCCTTTAAGGGCCCGGAGTACTTTACCGTTGCCGGAGAGAATAGGATTATGCCGCAGTTGGCTCACCTGGATACAACGCTAACGGCAAAAGATAACCGTAAATACCCGATAGACTTCTCCGTTTTAGATATTGAAGAGGCCGCCGTCGAAATAGAAATCCCGCAGTATTTCAGCGTAAGTCATATGCCGCCGGGCGTTTTGGAAGATTCCCCATGGTTTAAATTTATAGTTGAATATAACCAAAAAAATAATAAGATATACTTTAGGCAGAGGATAGAATTAAAAAAGAGTATTGTTCCCGAAAAGGAATACCCCGATTTTAAAGTTTTCTTTGAAGGCCTGGCCAAGAAGATCAAGCAGAGGATAGTTCTGGAGAAAGGATAA